The following nucleotide sequence is from Bacteroidales bacterium.
ACAGCTTGATTTAGCTTCTATTAACAATGAAGTTTTAAAATGGTGGGAAGAAAATAAAACTTTTAGCAAAAGCCTTGAAGTTCGCGAAGGTGCACCCGATTTTGTGTTTTACGAAGGACCTCCTTCAGCCAATGGTACTCCTGGCATTCATCATGTTATGGCACGAACTATTAAAGACTTATTTTGCAGGTATAAAACCATGCAAGGCTTTAAGGTAAATCGTAAAGCCGGTTGGGATACTCATGGATTACCCGTAGAACTTGGTGTAGAAAAATCATTAGGCATTCGCAAAGACGATATTGGTAAAAAAATCTCAATCGAAGAATACAATGCACATTGCAAAAAAGATGTAATGAAATATACCGACCAATGGGAAGAACTCACTCAACACATGGGATATTGGGTCGATATGTCCGATCCTTATATTACTTATGACAACAAATACATTGAATCATTGTGGTGGTTATTAAAACAATTGTTCGAAAAAGGATTATTGTACAAAGGATACACCATTCAACCTTATTCTCCCGCAGCTGGAACGGGTTTAAGTACACATGAACTTAATCAGCCCGGTTGTTATAGAAATGTAAAAGATACCACTTTAACAGCACAATTTAAGATTATTCGCAACAACGAATCAGAATTTTTATTCAAACATGTTGATACCGATTTATTTTTCTTAGCTTGGACAACAACTCCCTGGACCTTGCCTTCAAATACAGCCTTGGCAGTTGGCGAAAACATCGAATATTCAAAGATTTTAACTTTTAATCCCTATACACAACAAAAAATAACCGTTATTTTAGCTACTGAACGTATATCGGCTTATTTTAACGAAAAAGGTAAAGACCAAGATTTTTCAGAATGGAAACCAGACGCTAAAATAATTCCATACAAAATATTAGAAACATTCACGGGCAAACAATTAGCCAATATTCGATACGAACAACTAATTCCATGGCATAAGCCCGAAAATGGTGATGCGTTTAAAGTTGTAATTGGCGACTTTGTTACTACCGAAGATGGTACAGGCATTGTTCATATAGCCCCAAGCTTTGGTGCCGACGACTTTAGAATGTCTAAAACCTATGGTTTAGCTTCGTTAACCTTAGTTGATAAACAAGGACGTTTTATTGAAGGCTGCGGAGAATTTTCTGGCAGATTCGTAAAACAAGAGTATGAAGACGAACAAAATAAACACCCCGAATCGGTTGATGTTGAAATCGCTATCATGCTGAAGAAAGAAAACAAGGCTTTTAAAATTGAAAAATACGAACATAGCTATCCACATTGCTGGAGAACCGATAAGCCTATTCTTTATTATCCTCTCGATTCTTGGTTTATAAAAACGACTGCTTTTAAGGAACGAATGATAGAACTTAATAAAACTATCAATTGGCAACCTCCCTCAACCGGATCCGGACGTTTTGGACAATGGCTAGAAAACCTACTCGACTGGAACTTGTCACGTTCACGCTTTTGGGGAACTCCACTCCCTGTATGGGCTACCGACGATTATAGCGAAATGAAATGCATCGGCTCAGTTAAAGAATTAAAAGACGAAATTGAGAAATCGTTGAAAGCCGGCTTTATGAAAGAAAACCCATTACAAAATTTTAATGAAAACGATTACTCAATAGAAAACTATAATCAGTTCGATTTACACAAACCATTTGTAGACAATATAATATTAGTTTCAAATTCGGGTAAACCCATGCGACGCGAATCGGACTTAATAGACGTATGGTTCGATTCTGGTGCAATGCCTTATGCACAATGGCATTATCCATTTGAACATAAAGACGATTTTCATAAATTATTTCCTGCCGATTTTATTGCTGAAGGAGTTGACCAAACTCGAGGATGGTTTTTTACTTTGCATGCTATTGCCGTAATGTTATTCGATTCGGTTGCTTACAAAAATATAGTATCGAATGGACTTGTACTAGATAAAAACGGCAATAAAATGTCGAAACGATTAGGTAATGCTGTTAATCCATTTGAGGTACTCAATAACTATGGAGCCGATGTATTACGTTGGTACATGATTACTAATTCTCAACCTTGGGACAACCTTAAATTTGATATGGATGGGCTGGAAGAAGTGAAACGAAAATTTTTTGGAACATTATACAATACTTATTCTTTCTTTGCCCTTTATGCTAATATCGATGGATTTACCACCCATGAACCTAATGTACCATTCGAAAAACGACCAGAAATCGATCGGTGGATTCTTTCTTTACTTAATACACTTATTAAAAATGTTAAAGATAGTTACGAAGAGTACGAACCAACACGAGCTGGACGTTTAATTCAAGATTTTGTAATGGATCATTTGAGCAATTGGTATGTTCGTTTAAACCGTAAACGTTTTTGGGGTGGTACCATGGACGATGATAAATTAGCAGCATACCAAACATTATACGAATGTCTGCTACAAATTTCAAAATTAATGGCTCCCATTGCTCCTTTTTATTCCGAAAAACTCTTTAATGATTTACATGGTTGTCAGTTAGAAAATGTAGAATCGGTACATCACACTTTTTTCCCAAAGTACAAAGCCGAATTAGTTGACAGTGATCTCGAAGATCGCATGCAATTGGCTCAAGATATTACTTCGCTGGTCTTATCATTACGTAGAAAAGTAAATATTAAAGTACGCCAACCTTTAAGCAAAATTATGATTCCTGTGCTCGACAAAAACTTCCAAACCCAAATTGAAAAAGTAAAAGATATTATTTTAACAGAAGTAAATGTTAAAGAATTAGAGTTTGTTGATGCCAATTCTGGTATCATTGTAAAAAAAGTAAAACCCAATTTTAAAATCTTGGGTGCTAAAATGGGTAAGCACATGAAGGCTTTTACTAACAACTTAAACAGTCTTTCACAGCACGATATTCAACAGATTGAAAAGCAAGGTTTTTATATATTTAATAACGAAGGAGAATCTTTTACTATTCGTATCGATGAACTAGAGTTTTTAACTCAAGATATGCCGGGATGGCTTGTCGCTTCAAAAGGTATGCTTACCGTAGCACTCGATATTACTGTTACAGATGAGCTTAAATACGAAGGTATAGCACGCGAACTCATAAATAGAATTCAAAATATACGAAAAGAAAGTGGTTTTGAAGTTACCGATAAAATTATTATTCAGATTGAAAAGCATGAATTAGTTGAAAAGGCTGTTGAAAAGCACAAAAACTATATTGCATCTCAAACTTTAGCATTAGAAGTAAAAATTTTAGAAAAAATGGAACAAAATAACTTACAACACGTAGAAATCGATAATAATTTAGAAGTAAAAATTTTAGTTAATAAAGCATAAATCTTTAAAAACATCATACTATGTCAGAAAAAACTAGATATTCAGACGAAGAGCTTCAGGAATTTAAAGAACTGATTCTTGAAAAGCTCGAAAAAGCAAAAAAAGACTATGAACTTTTAAAACAAGCTTTAAATAATACAGATGGCAACGACACCAGCGATACTTCTCCAACATTCAAAGCATTAGAAGAAGGGGCGTCTGTATTATCAAAAGAAGAAGTAGGTCGTTTAGCACAACGTCAGCTAAAATTTATTCAGCATTTAGAAGCTGCTTTAGTACGTATCGAAAACAAAACATATGGTATTTGCCGCGAAACAGGAAAACTTATTCCTAAAGAACGTTTACGTGCAGTTCCACATGCTACTTTAAGTATCGAAGCAAAAAACAATCAAAACAAGTAACCTTTGGGTTTATTATTAAATAAAAGAGGCTGCCTGAAATTGTGCAGCCTCTTTGCTTGTTAAGAGTGTTACTAGAAACAAAACGAAAGACCGGCAGCCCAAGGATGTAAAACGGGACCCTTTTCGTTTTTAAATAATTCCGATAACTGATAGTCAAAATAAAAGCCAAGTTTGTTAAATCCAATTCGAAGTTGAACAGAATAGGCCAAAGGATTTAAATAATAGCTATGATATTCTTTGTTGGTTTGACGATCGCCATCTACAAAATATACTTGTTTAATATGCGAACCAATTCGTAGAGAACCGATTAGCCCAGCACTTAAATATATTTTATCTTTTTGATCATTAACAGGTATATGAAATTCAAGCATCATTGGTATTCTTAAATTGCTAATTAACAACTTATTCTTTTTATATTTATTTGTATTATCAATAGTATAATCAAGATAAGTAGTATCAATATTTAAATGAATATTTTTTTCAAATTGATAATTATTAAATCCAAGTCCTAATCCAGAAACTAAACCTATGTAATTTTTATATAAGCCAATATTCCATTCAAATAGGTTTACATTAAAATTAATAGACTTAACATGATTGAGCTCTAAATAATTTATTTGATTAGGTAAAGAAAACGAATGGTTGTTCGTTAGGTATCCATTGAAACCAATTTCAATAGCACTCCAACGACCATTAAATTTCTTTTTATGTTTAGTTTTTTGTTTATGGATGCTATCGTTTACTACAATACTTTTAGTTGATGTATCAGATTTGTCTGAAATGATAATAACTTTGCTTTTTCCAAAAGAAAAAGTAGTGGTGTCTTTTTGAGCAATAAGATTTGCACTTAAAAAATAGATCGCTAAAATAAAGAATAACTTTTTCATAACTTATTTTAATTTAGATGTTTACAATAATATGACGTTGACAATAATTAAAAGTTACACTATTTTTTAGAAAAAGATCGCGAAAATGAAAAATTTCCCAAAGTAATTTCTTGCTTAATACGCTGTTCTTTTTCAAATCTTTGCTCTTTTACAATAATATTATTGCCGGTGTATTGTTGTATGTATTTGGTTCCATTTTCAAGCATATTCCACCAACTACCTTTATGATTGGGCAGAAATGCCTGTTTTTCATAATTCAACTCTTCTATCATTTGATGAAAATAATTAAATTTATTTTGTGCAAAGAGTTTTTCTAAACTAAGTTTTACAATGCTATCATTATTTTCTGTATTAATTTGTTCAGCATATTGCACTTTTGTTTCGATGGTTTTATTTTGAATATCTATGGTTGTGGTATCATTTTTAACATCATTTTTTATTAAAGCCAATTCTGTTTGCGATTTTTCTATTTTTTTAATTTTGACATTTTGATTTATAATAGTTTTTGAAAAAGAATTGTTTTTCTCTGGGGTATAAACAGTTCGTATTATGTATGGTTTCAATATAGAATTAGCAGCTAAATAATTAGATTGCATGTTTTTATGCGAAAAATGGTAAAAACTAAAAATAAAAAAAACAATAATAGATGCTGCTGCAGACAGAGGCCATAAAAATTTTAATACAGAAGTGCTTTGTTTTTTTAAACGATTTTTATTTTCGAGTCGTATTTGGGTATCAGGCTCTAAAATTGTATTTTTATAACTTGTAAATATTTTATTTTTTTCTGAATTATTTTTAATCTCTTTTAAAAGTATATTTTTTTCGTCCTTTGAAAGCTGTTTTTCGATGTAAGCAATACATTTTTCATCAAACGTATTAATTTCCAATTTATAAAGTTGTTCTTTATTTTTATATTTTAAAGACAACTTAGGTAAAAGTTTTGTTTTTTGATATTTCGAAAATATTTGTTGTTTTTCTGCGTCTTGAGCAATTATTTTTAAAAAATCGTTTTTTTCATTTTCGGTTAAATCATTTTCAATAAATCTTATGCAAAGAATCTCAAAATCATTAGCAAATTGATGTTCTTTTTTTAATCGTTCTTTTTTAGAATATTTTATTGGTTTAGGCTGAAGTTTAATTTGTTGATAATTTTCAAATTCATTTTTCAAATCAGGGTTTTGTTCTAAAAATGCAAAAAGTTCTTTTGTTTGCAATAGAGTTAGATTGCCTTCGAGATATTCAAAAAAGATGAGTTCTATATTTTGTCGATTAATTTCCATTTTTAAATTAGTACAGTAATGTTACCAATATAATTTTTTAGATAGTTTCTTGCTCTAAATATATAAACTTTTACTTGTGATTCCGAAAGTCCTGTAATTTCGCTAATTTCTTTATACGAATAACCTTCGTAATCTCTTAGTAAAACTACAGCTTTTTGGTCGGTAGGCAAATTATCAATTGCTTTATGGAGAATTTCTTGTATATCGGGATTAGGACTTTGATAAGTATTGTTTTCATGCTCTTGTTCAAAAGGAGTTAATCGTTTTTCTTTTCTAATAATGTCAATAAAACCATGATAAGCTGTTGTAAACAGATATGATTTAGCTTTGAGTGCATCTATATTGTCTTTATTTTTCCATAATTTTTCAAAACTATCTTGAACAATATCTTCTGCCTTTTCTTTATTTTTTATGTTCTTGAGCACAAAGCGATATAGTGCATCTGCATATAAATCAACAGTTTTATTGTATTCTGCAACGGTCATTTCTAAAAATGTATATCTTATGACGAAGAAAAAGTAAAAATAGTTACACCTATATTAAAAAAAAAGGCTGCCCTTTTGAGACAGCCCTTTTTTATATCTTATGCAATTATTTAACTCATATGTTTTAAGTTTAAAGCATAAAGTACAATGAAAATAATTGGGAAAATAAATCCTAAAGTAGCCATAACGCCACCTAAACCAAAACCAACAAGAGCTAAAGTAGCAATTGGAGCTGCTAATTCGCCAATTACATAAACATAGAAACCTTTTTTCATAAGTTTCCACATCCAGATAACGCCGAGTAAACAAACTAAAGCAGCAACAATGTTAATAATTCCCAATAAGGTAGCATTTTGAGCTAATTTGTTTGCAGCGTCAACAGCTTCGTTTAATCCAGCCATTGCTTGGTCCATTCCTTCTACGTTTTCCATTCCTTCCATATTGTTTAAACCTTCAGCATATTCGGAACCCGCACTAGTAACAGCAGATGTTACAGCACCAGCTCCCATTGTAATAATACCGGAAATGATTTGCCAACCTACTCCGATAAAGCTTAAAATTCCTAACACCGTTAAAAAGGTGGGACGTTTTTTTGTTTCCATTACTTGTTCTTCCATAGTAATAAGTTTTTAGTTAAACATTAGTTTGTAATGCAAATGTAAAACCTTTTTTTAAATCAGCAAAAAAAATGTTAAAAATTTTTAAATTTGTTTAGAGTTGCTGAGTCCAATAATCAGATTATCAGATATATTATTTGAATTAAAAAAAAAATTAATAACCATAAAATTCATTTTAAAAAAAACTACCTTTGCTTGGACAAAATTTTAATTTTATGGAAAAAGATGCACTCATTTTTAATTTAATCGAAGAAGAATATCAACGCCAGTTAAATGGTATAGAATTGATTGCTTCCGAAAACTTTGTTAGTCCTTATGTTTTACAAGCAATGGGCTCTGTAATGACGAATAAATATGCCGAAGGATACCCTGGACGTCGTTATTACGGCGGATGCGAAGTAGTCGACAAGTCAGAACAATTAGCTATAGATAGATTAAAGGAATTATTTGGAGCCGAATATGCCAATGTTCAACCGCACTCAGGTGCACAAGCTAATGCTGCTGTAATGTTGGCTGTGTTAAAACCGGGCGATACCTTCTTAGGCTTAGACTTGGCTCATGGCGGACACTTAACACACGGTTCTCCTGTTAATTATTCCGGTCTCTTATACAAACCCGTTGCATACCAAGTTCGTGAAGATACAGGCATGGTCGATTATGACCAAATGGAAAAACTTGCACTGGAACATAAACCCAAATTAATTGTTGCAGGTGCTTCGGCTTATAGTCGCGATTGGGATTTTGCTCGTATGCGTGCTATTGCCGATAAAGTAGGGGCATTACTCATGGCCGATATTGCTCATCCTGCTGGGTTAATTGCTGCCAAAGAATTAAACAATCCATTTCCTCATTGTCATATTGTAACTTCTACAACTCATAAAACATTGCGTGGTCCTCGTGGCGGTATAATTTTAATCGGTAAGGATTTTCCAAATCCTTGGGGATATACTACACCCAAAGGTGAAGTAAAAATGATGTCGGCATTAATTGATTCAGCTGTTTTCCCTGGTACACAAGGTGGTCCACTCGAACACGTTATTGCTGCTAAAGCTGTTGCATTTGGCGAAGCATTACTACCAAGCTATAAGCAATATATTCAACAAGTTCGCAAAAATGCTAAAGCAATGGCCGAAGCCTTTTTAGCTAAAGGATATAAGATCATTTCTGGTGGAACAGATAATCACTTAATGTTAATTGACTTAAGAACAAAATTCCCCGAAATTACTGGTAAACAAGTTGAAAATACATTGGTTCGTGCTCATATTACTATTAATAAAAATATGGTACCATTCGATAGCCGTTCGCCATTCCAAACATCGGGAATTCGTGTCGGAACCCCTGCTATAACTACTCGCGGATTAAAAGAAGAGCATATGCCAATTATTGTTGACTTTATTGATACCATCATTTCGAGTATCAACAACGAAGATGTAATTACTAAAATAGGAGGTGATGTTAAAGATATGATGGCTAAGTTCCCACTTTTTGCTTGGTAAATAAAAATATAAACAAAATTTATAAAAAAGCTACTCATTTTTGAGTAGCTTTTTTCTTTTGAAAAAAAATCATACCTTTGAAAAAAAATCAATATATTTATCATTATTAGAAAAATTGATTAAGAGTAATAAAGTGAACATTTTAAACAAATAAAAAAACATTTATACATGAAACCATATTTATTAATATTAGTTGTTATTTTGTTTATTTCTTGCGGTAGTAATGCCTTTAAAAACGATAGTCAAATAGTATCAGATCAGTTGTCTACTATAAGTCAAGAAAGCAAAAAATATGTTAATGCTGAAGAAGCTTCTAGTAATAATGAATCTGAAACGAATCGAACAGAACTTAAAACAACTATAGAACGAAAGTTAATAAAACAAGGTAGCATGTCTTTTGAAACAGATAATATTGAAAAAGCAAAAAACTACATTGAGAATAAAGTAAAAATTTTTGAAGGTTATATTGCTAAAGAATATTCGTATGATTATACCGAGCAAAAGCAATATGTTTTAGAAATAAGAATTCCAAATCAAAAATTCGATGATTTTTTAAAATCACTAAATAATATTATTGTTTCGCTTGATAACAAAGATATTCAAGTTAAGGATGTTACCGAAGAGTATGTTGATATAGATGCTCGTATTAAAACCAAA
It contains:
- a CDS encoding isoleucine--tRNA ligase, whose product is MSKRFNEYKQLDLASINNEVLKWWEENKTFSKSLEVREGAPDFVFYEGPPSANGTPGIHHVMARTIKDLFCRYKTMQGFKVNRKAGWDTHGLPVELGVEKSLGIRKDDIGKKISIEEYNAHCKKDVMKYTDQWEELTQHMGYWVDMSDPYITYDNKYIESLWWLLKQLFEKGLLYKGYTIQPYSPAAGTGLSTHELNQPGCYRNVKDTTLTAQFKIIRNNESEFLFKHVDTDLFFLAWTTTPWTLPSNTALAVGENIEYSKILTFNPYTQQKITVILATERISAYFNEKGKDQDFSEWKPDAKIIPYKILETFTGKQLANIRYEQLIPWHKPENGDAFKVVIGDFVTTEDGTGIVHIAPSFGADDFRMSKTYGLASLTLVDKQGRFIEGCGEFSGRFVKQEYEDEQNKHPESVDVEIAIMLKKENKAFKIEKYEHSYPHCWRTDKPILYYPLDSWFIKTTAFKERMIELNKTINWQPPSTGSGRFGQWLENLLDWNLSRSRFWGTPLPVWATDDYSEMKCIGSVKELKDEIEKSLKAGFMKENPLQNFNENDYSIENYNQFDLHKPFVDNIILVSNSGKPMRRESDLIDVWFDSGAMPYAQWHYPFEHKDDFHKLFPADFIAEGVDQTRGWFFTLHAIAVMLFDSVAYKNIVSNGLVLDKNGNKMSKRLGNAVNPFEVLNNYGADVLRWYMITNSQPWDNLKFDMDGLEEVKRKFFGTLYNTYSFFALYANIDGFTTHEPNVPFEKRPEIDRWILSLLNTLIKNVKDSYEEYEPTRAGRLIQDFVMDHLSNWYVRLNRKRFWGGTMDDDKLAAYQTLYECLLQISKLMAPIAPFYSEKLFNDLHGCQLENVESVHHTFFPKYKAELVDSDLEDRMQLAQDITSLVLSLRRKVNIKVRQPLSKIMIPVLDKNFQTQIEKVKDIILTEVNVKELEFVDANSGIIVKKVKPNFKILGAKMGKHMKAFTNNLNSLSQHDIQQIEKQGFYIFNNEGESFTIRIDELEFLTQDMPGWLVASKGMLTVALDITVTDELKYEGIARELINRIQNIRKESGFEVTDKIIIQIEKHELVEKAVEKHKNYIASQTLALEVKILEKMEQNNLQHVEIDNNLEVKILVNKA
- a CDS encoding TraR/DksA family transcriptional regulator; the encoded protein is MSEKTRYSDEELQEFKELILEKLEKAKKDYELLKQALNNTDGNDTSDTSPTFKALEEGASVLSKEEVGRLAQRQLKFIQHLEAALVRIENKTYGICRETGKLIPKERLRAVPHATLSIEAKNNQNK
- a CDS encoding outer membrane beta-barrel protein, with product MKKLFFILAIYFLSANLIAQKDTTTFSFGKSKVIIISDKSDTSTKSIVVNDSIHKQKTKHKKKFNGRWSAIEIGFNGYLTNNHSFSLPNQINYLELNHVKSINFNVNLFEWNIGLYKNYIGLVSGLGLGFNNYQFEKNIHLNIDTTYLDYTIDNTNKYKKNKLLISNLRIPMMLEFHIPVNDQKDKIYLSAGLIGSLRIGSHIKQVYFVDGDRQTNKEYHSYYLNPLAYSVQLRIGFNKLGFYFDYQLSELFKNEKGPVLHPWAAGLSFCF
- a CDS encoding RNA polymerase sigma factor, producing MTVAEYNKTVDLYADALYRFVLKNIKNKEKAEDIVQDSFEKLWKNKDNIDALKAKSYLFTTAYHGFIDIIRKEKRLTPFEQEHENNTYQSPNPDIQEILHKAIDNLPTDQKAVVLLRDYEGYSYKEISEITGLSESQVKVYIFRARNYLKNYIGNITVLI
- a CDS encoding serine hydroxymethyltransferase, whose product is MEKDALIFNLIEEEYQRQLNGIELIASENFVSPYVLQAMGSVMTNKYAEGYPGRRYYGGCEVVDKSEQLAIDRLKELFGAEYANVQPHSGAQANAAVMLAVLKPGDTFLGLDLAHGGHLTHGSPVNYSGLLYKPVAYQVREDTGMVDYDQMEKLALEHKPKLIVAGASAYSRDWDFARMRAIADKVGALLMADIAHPAGLIAAKELNNPFPHCHIVTSTTHKTLRGPRGGIILIGKDFPNPWGYTTPKGEVKMMSALIDSAVFPGTQGGPLEHVIAAKAVAFGEALLPSYKQYIQQVRKNAKAMAEAFLAKGYKIISGGTDNHLMLIDLRTKFPEITGKQVENTLVRAHITINKNMVPFDSRSPFQTSGIRVGTPAITTRGLKEEHMPIIVDFIDTIISSINNEDVITKIGGDVKDMMAKFPLFAW
- a CDS encoding DUF4349 domain-containing protein, whose protein sequence is MKPYLLILVVILFISCGSNAFKNDSQIVSDQLSTISQESKKYVNAEEASSNNESETNRTELKTTIERKLIKQGSMSFETDNIEKAKNYIENKVKIFEGYIAKEYSYDYTEQKQYVLEIRIPNQKFDDFLKSLNNIIVSLDNKDIQVKDVTEEYVDIDARIKTKKTVIQRYSELLKQAKSVAEMLDIEREIGNLQTDIESLEGRLKYLQNQISLSTLSLTFYEHRTKDFGFWSKIVKSIKGGWNGLLWFLVGVMYLWPLWLILFGGLWFLLRYIKRRRKA